A part of Oceanidesulfovibrio indonesiensis genomic DNA contains:
- the clpX gene encoding ATP-dependent Clp protease ATP-binding subunit ClpX, with product MSNKGTTPSELQCSFCGKGQDEVQRLIAGPDVYICDECVSLCNEIIAQENINEDLEEGRLLSPEEIRNKLQEYVIGQEQAKKILAVAVHNHYKRVFFSSQAAADDVELEKSNILLVGPTGCGKTLLAKTLARVLNVPFAIVDATTLTEAGYVGEDVENILVQLLQNADYDIESASRGIIYIDEIDKVARKGDSPSITRDVSGEGVQQALLKIIEGTEANIPPKGGRKHPQQEFIRLDTSNILFIMGGAFIGLEKIIEQRMSGSSLGFSAQLKRKAEDDLAAIYSQVHPVDLNKFGLIPEFVGRIPVVTHVEELGEDDLVRILTEPKNALTKQYMKLFELDKVKLRFTQNALRAIAQKAIERKTGARGLRNVMESIMLDIMYTLPSLSGVKECVINKGVVEKGIDPLLIYRQDQEANKKTGS from the coding sequence ATGTCGAACAAAGGCACCACGCCTTCCGAGCTTCAGTGCTCGTTCTGCGGCAAAGGCCAGGACGAGGTCCAGCGCCTTATCGCCGGCCCTGATGTCTACATCTGCGACGAGTGCGTCTCGTTGTGCAACGAGATAATCGCCCAGGAGAACATCAACGAGGACCTGGAAGAGGGCCGTCTGCTCTCGCCCGAAGAGATCCGGAACAAGTTGCAGGAATACGTTATCGGCCAGGAGCAGGCCAAAAAGATCCTCGCCGTGGCGGTGCACAACCATTACAAGCGCGTGTTCTTCTCCTCCCAGGCCGCAGCGGACGACGTGGAGCTCGAGAAGTCTAACATCCTTCTCGTGGGCCCCACGGGTTGCGGCAAGACCCTGCTCGCCAAAACCCTGGCGCGGGTGCTCAACGTACCCTTCGCCATCGTGGACGCCACCACCCTCACCGAGGCCGGCTACGTGGGCGAGGACGTGGAGAACATCCTCGTCCAGCTCCTGCAGAATGCGGATTACGACATCGAGTCCGCCTCCCGCGGCATCATCTACATCGATGAGATCGACAAGGTGGCGCGCAAGGGCGACAGCCCATCCATCACGCGGGACGTTTCCGGCGAGGGCGTGCAGCAGGCCCTGCTCAAGATCATCGAGGGCACCGAGGCCAACATCCCGCCCAAAGGTGGCCGCAAGCACCCCCAGCAGGAGTTCATCCGGCTGGACACTTCGAACATTCTGTTCATCATGGGCGGTGCGTTCATTGGCCTGGAAAAGATCATCGAGCAGCGCATGTCCGGCAGCTCCCTCGGCTTCTCTGCGCAGCTCAAACGCAAGGCAGAGGACGACCTGGCTGCCATCTATTCCCAGGTGCACCCGGTGGATCTCAACAAATTCGGGCTCATTCCCGAGTTTGTGGGCCGCATTCCCGTGGTGACGCACGTGGAGGAACTGGGCGAGGATGACCTCGTGCGCATCCTGACCGAGCCCAAAAACGCTCTGACCAAGCAGTACATGAAGCTGTTCGAGTTGGACAAAGTGAAACTCCGCTTCACCCAGAACGCGTTGCGAGCCATTGCCCAGAAGGCCATCGAGCGCAAAACCGGCGCACGCGGCCTCCGCAATGTCATGGAGTCCATCATGCTGGACATCATGTACACACTGCCGTCGCTCAGCGGCGTCAAGGAATGCGTCATCAACAAGGGCGTGGTGGAAAAGGGCATCGACCCCCTGCTGATCTATCGGCAGGACCAGGAAGCCAACAAGAAGACCGGATCCTGA
- a CDS encoding PTS sugar transporter subunit IIA: protein MRETNTIQNEHNTNADAPAVTGVVVVTHAGYGASLIEAAEFILGKQSHCAFVSVDGTRAVEDTRNEIQEAVAQCDTGNGVIILTDMFGGTPTNLSLSLLGAQHLEVVTGVNLPMLLKVLGSRSKAPSDLAIDAKAAGSQGIVVAGEILRSKVGGK, encoded by the coding sequence ATGCGGGAAACCAACACCATTCAGAACGAACACAACACCAATGCCGACGCGCCGGCAGTGACCGGCGTGGTCGTCGTGACCCATGCGGGATACGGCGCCAGCCTCATCGAAGCCGCCGAGTTCATTCTCGGCAAGCAATCGCATTGTGCTTTCGTCAGCGTGGATGGCACCCGCGCCGTGGAAGACACCCGCAATGAGATTCAGGAGGCCGTCGCGCAGTGCGATACCGGCAATGGGGTCATCATTCTCACGGACATGTTCGGCGGCACGCCGACCAACCTCAGCCTGTCCCTGCTCGGCGCGCAACACCTTGAGGTTGTCACGGGGGTCAATCTGCCTATGCTGCTCAAAGTGCTGGGCAGCCGCTCCAAGGCGCCCTCGGACCTGGCCATAGACGCCAAGGCTGCGGGCAGCCAGGGGATCGTTGTTGCTGGCGAGATTCTGCGCTCCAAAGTAGGCGGGAAATAG
- the rapZ gene encoding RNase adapter RapZ has product MGPAREDITPGGPFPLIIVGGLSGAGKSTAIDVFEDLRFFVVDGLPASIVPKLTGLFMGQNQLHFRGLVIGMYFRDRNFPDSWLEAIEELKRLGLHPQIIYMEARTDILVRRYSSTRRPHPVAQLMAVDGEEGAENGPTSLDEAITLERERLYPLKKMADIVIDTSDYSVHDLRKMIQQKWTAVEEGTGRLHIQIISFGFKYGPPAEADLLFDLRFLPNPYFVESMRPMTGMDTAVADYVLGEDPGKTFLAKLSEFLEYLFPLYEAEGRYRVTIGIGCTGGRHRSVAVSEALSKSLKESHYVVSLEHRHVELG; this is encoded by the coding sequence ATGGGACCTGCTCGCGAGGACATAACGCCAGGCGGTCCGTTCCCACTCATCATCGTTGGCGGTCTTTCCGGCGCGGGCAAGTCCACGGCCATCGACGTTTTCGAGGATCTTCGGTTCTTTGTGGTCGACGGCTTGCCGGCATCCATCGTGCCCAAGCTCACCGGGTTGTTCATGGGCCAGAACCAGCTCCATTTCCGCGGACTGGTAATAGGCATGTATTTCCGGGACCGCAACTTCCCGGACTCATGGCTCGAGGCTATCGAGGAGCTCAAGCGTCTGGGACTCCATCCCCAGATCATTTACATGGAAGCTCGCACCGATATCCTCGTCCGGCGCTATTCCTCCACGCGGCGGCCGCATCCCGTGGCCCAGCTCATGGCTGTGGACGGCGAGGAGGGCGCGGAGAACGGCCCCACGAGCCTGGACGAAGCCATCACCCTGGAGCGTGAACGGCTTTATCCCCTCAAGAAGATGGCGGATATCGTCATCGACACCTCGGATTACTCGGTCCACGACCTGCGCAAGATGATTCAGCAGAAGTGGACAGCCGTGGAAGAGGGCACAGGTCGACTGCACATCCAGATCATTTCCTTCGGCTTCAAGTACGGTCCGCCTGCGGAAGCCGACCTTCTGTTCGACCTGCGTTTTCTGCCCAACCCGTACTTCGTGGAATCCATGCGGCCCATGACGGGCATGGACACGGCTGTGGCCGACTACGTGCTCGGCGAGGACCCGGGCAAGACGTTCCTGGCCAAACTCTCGGAGTTCCTTGAGTACCTCTTTCCGCTCTACGAAGCGGAAGGGCGCTATCGCGTCACCATCGGCATCGGCTGCACCGGCGGCAGGCACCGTTCCGTGGCCGTCAGCGAGGCTCTGAGCAAGTCTTTGAAAGAATCACATTATGTAGTATCCCTGGAGCACCGGCACGTAGAGCTCGGTTGA
- the rpoN gene encoding RNA polymerase factor sigma-54, with the protein MGLELRQQLKLSQQLVMTPQLQQAIKLLQLSRLELLDTVQQELMENPFLEEGVETEAQEQVEAPAEVETTPASEQELMRSADWEDYLGDFSSTSKQAHAREVDAEETLSFEARISGKHSLEGHLEWQLRLSRLNEKQVEIGLAVINNLDSAGYLQASDEELAALSDATPEEVEAVVKQIQLFDPVGVAARTPSECLLVQLEAYGIDDPVLEEIVREHLEDLEKKRYKPLCRKFRISMEELKEYLDRLTELDPMPGASFGSEEPIYVSPDVYVYKYGDDFVILLNEEGLPRLELNSDYMNALETRPSKEKEYFQDKMRSAVWLMKSLYQRQRTLYKVTESVVRYQREFFEHGVTHLKPLILKDVAEDIGMHESTVSRITTSKYVATPHGIFELKFFFNSALGLDDGSQVGSESVKALIKKMIADENPKKPLSDEKIAEMLKDKLQVNIARRTVAKYRSALNIASSSKRKQVF; encoded by the coding sequence ATGGGTCTGGAACTCAGACAACAGCTCAAACTCAGTCAGCAGCTGGTCATGACTCCCCAGCTGCAGCAAGCGATCAAGCTTTTGCAGCTCTCCCGCCTGGAGCTCTTGGACACCGTGCAGCAAGAGCTCATGGAGAATCCCTTCCTGGAGGAGGGAGTCGAGACAGAGGCGCAGGAGCAGGTTGAAGCGCCGGCCGAGGTGGAGACAACTCCTGCCAGCGAGCAGGAGCTCATGCGCAGTGCGGACTGGGAAGACTATCTCGGCGATTTCTCGTCCACTTCCAAGCAGGCCCACGCCCGGGAGGTGGATGCCGAGGAGACGCTTTCCTTCGAGGCTCGCATTTCCGGCAAGCATTCTCTGGAAGGCCATCTGGAATGGCAACTGCGGCTCTCGCGGCTCAACGAGAAACAGGTCGAAATCGGGCTCGCGGTCATCAACAACCTCGATTCTGCCGGGTATCTGCAAGCCAGTGATGAGGAACTGGCGGCGCTGTCCGACGCAACGCCCGAAGAAGTCGAGGCTGTTGTCAAACAGATTCAGCTGTTCGACCCTGTTGGCGTAGCCGCGCGCACGCCGTCCGAATGCCTGCTCGTGCAGTTGGAGGCCTACGGTATCGACGACCCTGTGCTCGAGGAGATCGTGCGCGAGCATCTGGAGGATCTGGAGAAAAAGCGCTACAAGCCGCTGTGCCGCAAATTCCGCATCTCAATGGAAGAGCTGAAGGAGTACCTGGACAGGCTCACCGAACTGGACCCCATGCCGGGCGCGAGTTTCGGCAGCGAGGAGCCGATTTACGTTTCTCCGGACGTATACGTGTACAAGTATGGTGACGACTTCGTCATCCTGCTTAACGAAGAAGGGTTGCCCAGGCTGGAGCTCAACTCCGACTATATGAACGCGCTGGAGACAAGGCCCTCCAAAGAAAAGGAATATTTTCAGGACAAGATGCGCAGCGCAGTGTGGCTGATGAAAAGTCTGTACCAGCGCCAGCGCACCCTGTACAAGGTGACCGAGAGCGTGGTGCGCTACCAGCGCGAATTCTTCGAGCACGGCGTCACGCATCTCAAACCGTTGATTCTCAAGGACGTGGCCGAGGACATCGGCATGCACGAGTCCACGGTCAGCCGTATTACGACCAGTAAATATGTCGCCACGCCCCACGGCATTTTCGAGCTCAAGTTTTTCTTCAACTCCGCCCTGGGGCTGGATGACGGTTCTCAGGTGGGATCCGAGAGCGTGAAGGCCTTGATCAAGAAGATGATAGCCGATGAGAACCCAAAGAAGCCGCTTTCCGATGAAAAGATAGCGGAGATGCTCAAGGACAAGCTGCAGGTCAACATCGCCCGCAGAACGGTGGCCAAGTACCGGTCCGCCTTGAACATCGCGTCGTCTTCCAAGCGCAAGCAGGTCTTCTGA
- a CDS encoding PTS sugar transporter subunit IIC, with amino-acid sequence MVFSGLRFSLNLGILERPLVFGAILGLVLGDVQSGIAVGLFFELFWLDLIPAGTYIPPNSLLSVCITLGLIRHYHLEGAGECLPALILGIPGAYIGAWLERMHRSWQDRGYNRLLAWAKGSSRGSSPQAIVRYSLIQLASVNLLLVLICMLAALSIFGLAVHLSGPALFLPLSHFSWPMLWLTAAVGGVLALRVKDAYRGFALGVSLVFLVLLLQ; translated from the coding sequence GTGGTATTTTCGGGACTGCGCTTCTCGCTGAATCTCGGCATTCTTGAACGGCCGCTCGTCTTCGGCGCCATTCTCGGCCTGGTCCTCGGCGATGTGCAAAGCGGCATCGCCGTCGGCCTGTTTTTCGAGCTTTTCTGGCTGGACCTCATCCCGGCCGGCACCTACATTCCGCCCAACTCCCTGCTTTCGGTGTGCATCACTCTGGGACTCATCCGCCATTACCACCTGGAGGGAGCAGGGGAGTGCCTGCCGGCGCTCATCCTGGGCATTCCGGGAGCCTATATCGGCGCCTGGCTGGAGCGCATGCATCGCTCCTGGCAGGACCGGGGCTACAATCGCCTCCTGGCCTGGGCCAAAGGCAGCAGCCGCGGCAGCTCGCCACAGGCCATCGTCCGCTACTCTCTTATTCAGCTTGCCTCGGTCAATCTGCTCCTGGTGCTGATCTGCATGCTCGCCGCCTTGTCCATTTTTGGACTAGCAGTTCACCTTTCAGGTCCTGCGCTGTTCCTGCCGTTGTCTCACTTCAGCTGGCCCATGCTGTGGCTCACGGCCGCCGTGGGCGGCGTGCTCGCCCTGCGCGTGAAGGATGCTTACCGCGGCTTCGCACTGGGCGTATCATTGGTCTTCCTGGTTTTGCTCCTGCAATAG
- the lon gene encoding endopeptidase La produces the protein MAEFENTYGDIGGEEQRLPLMSLREVVMFPRSIVPLFVGREASIKAIENALANYDKKIFLVAQREPEIEKPEAKDLFEIGTVAKILQLLRLPDGTIKVLFEGLHRARWKPVFESSTLEPEFPMADVREVFEPDYNETEARAIIRAVNESLDEYGKVNKKVAPETISAMAALTHPGKLADAIMPHLKVEYPRKQEVLEIFDPLTRLEEAFGLLQGEIEITSLEKKIKSRVKNQMERNQRDYYLNEQMKAISKEMGREDDPAVEMAELEEKIKAKNMPEDAREKALKEVKKLKTMPPSSAEYTVVRNYVDWIIDLPWDELKDTNIDLDAARKILDEDHYGLEKPKERILEFLAVQKLVETMKGPILCLVGPPGVGKTSLAKSIARATGRDFVRLSLGGVRDEAEIRGHRRTYVGALPGKIIQSLKRVDHNNPLFCLDEIDKMSMDFRGDPSAALLEVLDPEQNYTFNDHYLDMDYDLSKIFFITTANTLHSIPLPLQDRMEIIRLPGYLEVEKKQIAKQFLVPKQLEANGIKEHNLQLSDNAILEIIRRYTREAGVRNLEREIASVCRKVAMKLVEEGDMEKTVHVSTQSIPTYLGVPKHRYGEKESEPSVGVTTGLAYTELGGELLHVETTLMPGEGKVEITGKLGDVMQESARAALSYVRSRAHMFGLRPNFHKSVDIHVHVPEGAVPKDGPSAGITLATSLVSALMNVPVRNDLAMTGEITLRGRVLPIGGLREKLLAAHRGLMTKVLIPADNAKDLKEVPDDILKGLEIVEVEHMDQVLEHALIHDSDELFNLDECEPVAKTLLKGYEPENQPAANSHQH, from the coding sequence ATGGCTGAATTTGAAAACACTTATGGCGATATCGGCGGTGAAGAGCAGCGCCTGCCGCTCATGTCACTTCGCGAGGTCGTCATGTTTCCGCGCTCCATCGTCCCCCTGTTCGTGGGGCGGGAGGCGTCCATCAAGGCGATCGAAAATGCTCTCGCCAACTATGACAAGAAGATATTCCTCGTCGCACAGCGCGAGCCCGAGATAGAAAAGCCCGAGGCAAAAGACCTGTTCGAGATAGGCACGGTCGCCAAGATCCTGCAGCTGCTGCGCCTGCCCGACGGAACCATCAAGGTTCTTTTTGAAGGACTGCACCGCGCCCGCTGGAAGCCCGTGTTCGAGAGCTCGACTCTGGAGCCCGAGTTCCCCATGGCAGACGTGCGCGAGGTTTTCGAGCCGGACTACAACGAAACCGAGGCCCGCGCCATCATTCGCGCTGTCAACGAGTCTCTGGACGAGTACGGCAAGGTCAACAAGAAAGTCGCGCCCGAGACCATTTCTGCCATGGCCGCGCTGACCCATCCAGGCAAGCTCGCCGATGCGATCATGCCCCACCTCAAGGTGGAGTACCCCAGAAAGCAGGAAGTGCTCGAAATATTCGACCCGCTCACCCGGCTCGAAGAGGCCTTCGGGTTGTTGCAGGGTGAGATCGAGATCACTTCGCTGGAGAAGAAGATCAAATCGCGCGTGAAAAACCAGATGGAACGCAACCAGCGCGACTACTACCTCAACGAGCAGATGAAGGCGATTTCCAAGGAGATGGGCCGCGAAGACGACCCTGCTGTGGAGATGGCCGAGCTCGAAGAGAAGATCAAAGCCAAAAACATGCCCGAGGACGCCCGCGAGAAGGCCCTCAAGGAAGTCAAGAAGCTCAAGACCATGCCGCCGTCTTCGGCCGAGTACACGGTTGTCCGCAACTATGTGGACTGGATCATCGACCTGCCGTGGGACGAGCTCAAGGACACGAACATCGACCTCGACGCGGCGCGGAAGATTCTGGACGAGGACCACTACGGCCTGGAGAAGCCCAAGGAGCGCATCCTGGAGTTTCTGGCCGTGCAGAAGCTGGTGGAGACCATGAAGGGCCCCATCCTCTGCCTGGTCGGTCCTCCCGGCGTGGGCAAGACCTCCCTGGCCAAGTCCATCGCGCGCGCCACGGGACGCGATTTCGTGCGCCTCTCCCTGGGCGGCGTACGCGACGAAGCCGAGATCCGCGGCCATCGGCGCACCTACGTGGGCGCGCTGCCAGGCAAGATCATCCAGTCGCTCAAGCGGGTGGACCACAACAACCCGCTGTTCTGCCTGGACGAGATAGACAAGATGTCCATGGACTTCCGCGGCGACCCCTCGGCCGCGCTCCTGGAAGTGCTGGACCCCGAGCAGAACTACACCTTCAACGACCACTATCTGGACATGGACTACGACCTGTCCAAGATATTCTTCATCACCACTGCAAACACTCTGCACTCCATCCCGCTGCCATTGCAGGACCGCATGGAGATAATCAGGCTGCCCGGCTACCTGGAGGTGGAGAAGAAGCAGATCGCCAAACAGTTCCTCGTGCCCAAGCAGCTGGAAGCCAACGGCATCAAGGAACACAACCTCCAGCTCTCGGACAACGCGATCCTGGAGATCATCCGGCGCTATACCCGCGAGGCCGGCGTGCGAAACCTGGAGCGCGAAATCGCCTCGGTCTGCCGCAAAGTGGCCATGAAGCTCGTGGAAGAGGGCGACATGGAGAAGACGGTGCACGTCTCCACCCAGTCCATTCCTACGTATCTGGGTGTGCCCAAGCACCGTTACGGCGAGAAGGAGTCCGAACCGTCCGTGGGCGTGACCACCGGCCTGGCGTACACCGAGCTGGGCGGCGAACTGCTGCATGTGGAAACAACGCTCATGCCCGGCGAGGGCAAGGTGGAAATCACTGGCAAGCTCGGCGACGTGATGCAGGAGTCGGCCCGCGCGGCGCTCTCCTATGTACGCTCCCGCGCGCACATGTTCGGCCTGCGGCCCAACTTCCATAAGTCCGTGGACATCCACGTCCACGTGCCGGAAGGCGCGGTGCCCAAGGACGGCCCTTCGGCCGGCATCACCCTGGCCACGTCGCTCGTTTCCGCGCTGATGAACGTGCCCGTACGCAACGATCTGGCCATGACCGGCGAGATCACTCTGCGCGGCCGGGTGCTGCCCATCGGCGGCCTGCGGGAGAAGCTCCTGGCGGCCCATCGCGGCCTGATGACCAAGGTGCTCATCCCGGCGGACAACGCCAAGGACCTCAAGGAAGTGCCGGACGACATCCTCAAGGGTCTGGAAATCGTGGAAGTGGAGCACATGGACCAGGTGCTGGAGCACGCGCTCATCCACGACAGCGACGAGCTGTTCAACCTGGACGAGTGCGAGCCGGTGGCCAAGACGCTGCTCAAAGGCTACGAGCCCGAGAATCAGCCGGCGGCCAACAGCCACCAGCACTGA
- a CDS encoding manganese-dependent inorganic pyrophosphatase, with protein MAALAFGHKNPDTDTVVSALAAADLKTKTGTETKAVTLGECPPETVFVLEKFGIAKPEVVTSVAGQDVVIVDTTDLSQLPDDIAEANVLAIYDHHKLGSLTTTNPLEMWVGPVGSTATMLYMAYQYNNVEIPKDLAGAMLCALLSDTVMFKSPTCTDKDKEVADELAKIAGIGDMMDLGMEMFKVKSAVDDATAEELVFRDYKDFDMSGKKVGIGQLEVVDLSMLEPRKAELAEQIKKVKAEGRHSVFLLLTDIMKEGSAMLIVSDDASVVEKAFGVAGDTEVWLDGVMSRKKQVVPNFEKAFASL; from the coding sequence ATGGCCGCTTTAGCTTTCGGACACAAGAACCCCGACACCGATACCGTAGTCAGCGCTCTGGCTGCGGCCGATCTGAAGACCAAGACCGGCACCGAAACCAAGGCCGTGACCCTGGGCGAATGCCCGCCCGAGACCGTGTTCGTGCTCGAGAAGTTCGGCATTGCCAAGCCCGAGGTCGTTACCTCCGTAGCCGGCCAGGACGTGGTCATCGTGGACACCACCGACCTCTCCCAGCTGCCTGACGACATCGCCGAAGCCAACGTGCTGGCCATCTACGACCACCACAAGCTCGGCAGCCTGACCACCACCAATCCCCTGGAAATGTGGGTTGGCCCCGTGGGCTCCACCGCCACCATGCTGTATATGGCATATCAGTACAACAACGTCGAAATTCCCAAGGACCTCGCCGGCGCCATGCTCTGCGCTCTGCTGTCCGACACCGTCATGTTCAAGTCGCCCACCTGCACCGACAAGGACAAGGAAGTGGCTGATGAGCTGGCCAAGATCGCCGGCATCGGCGACATGATGGATCTCGGCATGGAGATGTTCAAGGTGAAGTCCGCTGTGGACGACGCCACTGCCGAAGAGCTCGTGTTCCGCGATTACAAGGACTTCGATATGTCCGGCAAGAAGGTCGGCATCGGCCAGCTCGAGGTCGTGGACCTCTCCATGCTGGAGCCCCGCAAGGCCGAGCTCGCCGAGCAGATCAAGAAGGTCAAGGCAGAAGGCCGCCACTCCGTCTTCCTCCTGCTTACCGACATCATGAAGGAAGGCTCGGCCATGCTGATCGTCTCCGACGATGCGTCCGTGGTCGAGAAGGCCTTCGGCGTTGCCGGCGACACCGAAGTGTGGCTGGACGGCGTGATGAGCCGTAAGAAGCAGGTTGTTCCCAACTTCGAGAAGGCTTTCGCCTCTCTGTAA
- the clpP gene encoding ATP-dependent Clp endopeptidase proteolytic subunit ClpP, whose protein sequence is MSWASVPIVIETTGRTERAYDIYSRLLKDRIILLGTPIDDQIASLICAQLLFLESENPEKEINLYINSPGGIVTAGMAIYDTMQYISAPVATLCLGQAASMAALLLCAGTKGMRYTLPHSRIMIHQPLGGFSGQATDVDIHAREILRTKDSLNQIMAKHTGQDIEKVARDTDRDNFMSAKDALEYGLVDEILASRQDMKSK, encoded by the coding sequence ATGAGCTGGGCTTCCGTGCCCATCGTCATCGAGACGACAGGCCGCACCGAACGCGCCTATGACATTTATTCCCGTCTGCTCAAAGATCGGATCATCCTGCTGGGCACGCCCATCGACGATCAGATCGCGAGCCTCATCTGCGCGCAGCTTCTCTTCCTGGAGTCCGAGAACCCGGAGAAAGAGATCAATCTGTATATTAACTCCCCGGGTGGCATCGTGACGGCCGGAATGGCTATATACGACACTATGCAGTATATTTCGGCGCCGGTGGCGACTCTGTGCCTGGGACAAGCTGCTTCCATGGCTGCGTTGCTGCTTTGCGCAGGCACCAAGGGCATGCGCTACACGCTGCCGCACAGCCGGATCATGATCCATCAGCCCCTGGGCGGTTTTTCCGGCCAGGCGACTGACGTGGATATCCACGCGCGGGAAATTCTGCGAACCAAGGACTCCCTGAACCAGATCATGGCCAAGCACACGGGACAGGACATCGAAAAAGTGGCCAGGGATACGGACCGTGACAACTTCATGTCCGCCAAGGACGCTTTGGAGTACGGGCTCGTGGACGAGATACTCGCCTCCCGTCAGGACATGAAATCCAAATAG
- a CDS encoding PTS sugar transporter subunit IIA, translating into MRLADYLDKDLLISNIQATEKGAVLAELIAPVSEKIPNLDADKALKVLLEREYLGTTGIGDGIAIPHGKLEDLDEIVLVVGRSPGGVDFEALDFKLCTIFFLVLAPEKVAGMHLRILAHISRLLKEESFRRQFLEAGDKEQLWDLLART; encoded by the coding sequence ATGCGACTTGCGGATTATCTGGACAAGGACCTGCTGATTTCCAATATCCAGGCAACGGAAAAAGGCGCCGTGCTCGCGGAGCTTATTGCGCCCGTTTCCGAAAAAATTCCCAACCTGGATGCGGACAAGGCGCTCAAAGTGCTGCTCGAACGCGAGTACCTGGGCACCACCGGCATTGGCGACGGCATTGCCATTCCCCACGGTAAGCTCGAAGATCTCGACGAAATAGTGCTCGTGGTGGGGCGCAGTCCGGGGGGCGTGGATTTCGAAGCGCTCGATTTCAAGCTCTGTACGATCTTCTTCCTCGTGCTCGCGCCGGAAAAAGTGGCGGGCATGCACCTGCGCATCCTGGCCCACATCTCCAGGCTGCTGAAGGAAGAGTCCTTCCGCCGACAGTTCCTGGAAGCGGGAGACAAGGAACAGCTATGGGACCTGCTCGCGAGGACATAA
- the hpf gene encoding ribosome hibernation-promoting factor, HPF/YfiA family, translating to MNIAITFKGFEPSEHLKKYAHRRFEKLKKYVDSREDTTEVQVNLGVEKFRHLAEVTVSGDKINHSATESSEDMYASIDMVLDKLESQLRKLKDRDKDRRKGDRSRVSIETFTLSESEAGKRERTIVATDSIEPKPMFVDEAAMQLDTMDYSFLVFRNADTERINVIYRLNKHDFGLIDPGL from the coding sequence ATGAACATCGCCATTACCTTCAAAGGGTTCGAACCCTCCGAGCACCTTAAAAAGTACGCCCACAGGCGCTTCGAGAAGCTCAAAAAATACGTGGATTCCAGGGAAGACACCACCGAGGTGCAGGTCAATCTCGGCGTGGAAAAATTCCGCCACCTGGCCGAGGTCACGGTGAGCGGCGACAAGATCAACCATTCCGCCACTGAATCGAGCGAGGACATGTACGCCAGCATCGACATGGTCCTGGACAAGCTCGAATCGCAACTCCGGAAGCTCAAGGATCGCGACAAGGACCGCCGCAAGGGCGACCGAAGCCGCGTGTCCATCGAAACTTTCACACTCTCGGAAAGCGAAGCCGGCAAGCGTGAGCGCACCATCGTGGCCACGGACTCCATAGAGCCCAAACCCATGTTCGTGGATGAAGCCGCCATGCAGCTGGACACGATGGACTACAGCTTTCTTGTCTTCCGGAATGCGGATACAGAGCGCATCAACGTGATTTACCGCCTGAACAAACACGATTTCGGTCTTATCGACCCGGGACTATAG
- a CDS encoding PTS sugar transporter subunit IIB, with product MFWARVDNRLVHGQVIEAWLPYTGAKTLLVCNSELSHDVLRQEIMSLAIPSNVRARFISAEKANEFIEYDSRTDRSSVLVLFADCQDARLAMENGLSIETLNIGNLHYEPGREQICPHVALSREDATCLRDLKERGVELDFRCLPTEPVQVKTTW from the coding sequence ATGTTCTGGGCGCGGGTGGACAATCGACTGGTGCACGGCCAGGTGATCGAAGCCTGGCTGCCATACACAGGCGCCAAGACGCTGCTGGTGTGCAACTCCGAGCTGTCTCACGACGTGCTGCGCCAGGAGATCATGTCATTAGCCATTCCCTCCAACGTGCGCGCTCGATTCATCTCGGCCGAGAAGGCCAATGAGTTCATCGAATACGATTCGCGTACCGACCGTTCATCCGTGCTCGTGCTCTTTGCGGACTGCCAGGACGCGCGTCTTGCCATGGAAAACGGTCTGAGCATAGAGACACTCAATATCGGCAACCTGCACTACGAACCGGGCCGCGAGCAGATATGCCCGCACGTGGCGCTCTCCCGCGAGGACGCCACCTGTCTGCGCGACCTCAAAGAACGGGGCGTGGAGCTCGATTTCCGCTGCCTGCCTACGGAACCTGTCCAGGTGAAAACCACATGGTGA